The genomic DNA GTGGGTGGCTTATTGGCACTGGCGCCATGGGAGAAAAGGACATTATTCTGCTCGTCCACTATGTGGACAATGGCAGCTGGTAGAATAATGTTGTCTGTGCCTGGTTTTGTAGCATCATTGATGTACTTTGTTAGGGCAGTGGTAGCGTCTGAACTCAAAGCTGGGGGCGACATGACTGACAGCAAGTGCGGGAATAGAGATGAAGAAAAACCATCCAGAAACAGTCATCGTTGCTACTTATCTGTCGAAGCCATCAAAACAGCACACGATGGCGTATCCACAGGCCGATGTGGCATTGCCAGATGCTGTAAGCAAGTTCGCCTGAATTCCGTTTTGGGAGTTTGCCGAAAAGGGCAAGTTCCTCTAAGGAGTCGAATAATATGGGGACGCACACATAGTGCGTGATATTTTATGCAAGGCGATATGTGCGGGCCGAAACCTTACTCGGATCGCTACTCTTAGCGTGCTTGAAGTGGTAAAAGAACTGGAGCCGAGATGTTGTGGACTTTTAGTAAGCGCAGCATTTTAATAGCTAGGGGTTTTGGGTTAATTGCTTGATTACCATGCATGGAAAGAGGCTTGAGTAATGGGCCCTCGTTTCACCCGAATCTGAGCGTATATAACCGCTGTAACAGACTGTATGACTAGACAAGTAAGCAAACATACACGAGTACTGGGTTAAGCAGCTAATATCAATTCACCATTCATCAAATGTATCCTTTCTTTGGAATTTGATGGTTACAATTACCAAGCAGTTGTTTGGCACACCTCCAACCGCCTGCAAACCAGTGCATATGAGTTTATCATCTGTGTGTCGAATGAGTATGTATATAGTCTACCTTAACTTCCTATATCCTCATTTTGTCCATGGCAAACCTAGCTTCTTCATCTCAACTGCAAGTTGTAGAATATAGTCAATACTCTCACATTGTGTCTTCGCCTTGTGTACATTGTCACCCCAGACATAGATACCATGTCTCTTGACCAAGATCGCGTAAGAATCTGGGTACTTCTCCATGGCCTCCTCCAAGCTTTCCCTCAGATCCTCTTCATGCGCCGTATTCTCGATGATGGGTATGCGTAGCCGGTCGTAATAGCCTAGGTTACCCTGCTTGCCTCGCCCTTTTGGTATGCCTTTAATTTGCTCAATCTCTTCGATTTCGAAGCAGGCGTCTTTGCCAAAGTCGCGCTCGACGATGAGGGTTACGAGGACGGCCCATTGCGAATGTGTATGGATGCAGCAACCGGCGCCGCGCTCGAAAGCTGCAAGGAAGAGCGGGGTGCAGGCAGAAGGTTTGAGGACCTGATATGGCTTTAGTCACCTCGCGCAGCATCCAGGGTCGAAGCTAGTACCTGTGGCTTTCTCAGGTATTCTTTGCTGTTGAAGTCCATCACAAACATGTCGGTAGGCTTCATAAGCTCTTTCTGTACGCCGCTGGGCGCAATGTAAATCTTGTCTTCATGGCGTATACTTGTTCCTCCACCAGTACCAGTCACCTGGCGCAATGCCCTTGTTAGCCGTCACTCAGATCACCTCGTCGCCGACGTCCCCGGAGCCTGGAGATGATCGTACCCAGCCCAAGTTGTAAAACTTTGCGCAGAGCGTGCAAATGTGGTTTGCTGGGTGGCTCGGATCATCGGAGTGAACGAGCGCCTCGGCGTCAATATCATTCGAAGCCATTCTGACGTGCTAGGGAAGAATGCGAAGTCGCAAAGTTAGATGGAAATTTACAACCCAAATGACACGACCAGTGACCGCGAAAGGCACCCCACGTGGTCCGGGCGTAGTGCTCACCCCACTACCCCCACATAGTAGTCAGGCACGGCGCAACATTGTCACAATCATTTCGAGGAACCATACTCATGAAAGAGGATATACAATCGAGTTTAGAAGACTATGACTGCAAAGGAAAACTAGGTTGGCTCATAGCCCATAGCCTGAGGTAGGTATCATGAACGCTTATCCCATTACGAGATCCTCCATCAAAAGCATCCAATCGGGGTATCACAATCAAATAGAGGTCTCGTTCTTAGCCAAAGGAGATGTTTCATgttccttcttcttgtcgAGATGAAGCGCCTGCTTCACCTTCTCGCCCAGGCCCTTGCGCTCGGGAGAGTGTGAGTGGCCGCCGTGCTTTTCCTTGTATACGTTACCGGCGCCACCTCGCTATCATCGTGTCAGCCGCATGCTCCGTATAGCTGCTGTGACATCACTTACGCCAGTGTGGAATTCGTCCTGTGCATTCCGCTGGTTGATTTCTGGGACCATGTCTACTGAGCGACGACGTCCGTCATCAGACTGTGGTCCAACGCGAGGCGATTGACCGATGTTTCCGGCTCCCCCACGGCCTGATCATTGGCATACAAGGTAAGTGGGTGTCAATCAAGCTTGTATGCGTAGGCTACTCACCAGTTGAGAATTCGCCGTCTGCTGATTCGCCTTGGATACCCT from Pyrenophora tritici-repentis strain M4 chromosome 8, whole genome shotgun sequence includes the following:
- a CDS encoding AraD, Ribulose-5-phosphate 4-epimerase and related epimerase and aldolase, which translates into the protein MASNDIDAEALVHSDDPSHPANHICTLCAKFYNLGWVTGTGGGTSIRHEDKIYIAPSGVQKELMKPTDMFVMDFNSKEYLRKPQVLKPSACTPLFLAAFERGAGCCIHTHSQWAVLVTLIVERDFGKDACFEIEEIEQIKGIPKGRGKQGNLGYYDRLRIPIIENTAHEEDLRESLEEAMEKYPDSYAILVKRHGIYVWGDNVHKAKTQCESIDYILQLAVEMKKLGLPWTK